A region from the Lolium perenne isolate Kyuss_39 chromosome 4, Kyuss_2.0, whole genome shotgun sequence genome encodes:
- the LOC127292666 gene encoding uncharacterized protein, translating to MGLCVSCDAAADGALTARVVLPSGELREYSQPATAAVALEEVGHGKQGWFLCDADAMGLQGSVAAVASADELRPGQIYFVLPAEMLCRSLTLEEVAALAVKASAALVKASSAGGRRRRGSVVPLVFTPSEEDYSDDSVMTFVASKPAVVKKRVVAYRGGRSPPRFSPDLTAIPESE from the coding sequence ATGGGCCTCTGTGTGTCATGCGACGCGGCGGCGGATGGCGCCTTGACCGCGAGGGTGGTGCTGCCCAGCGGCGAGCTCCGGGAGTACTCTCAGCCAGCCACCGCGGCAGTGGCGCTCGAGGAGGTCGGCCACGGCAAGCAGGGGTGGTTCCTCTGCGACGCCGACGCGATGGGGCTCCAGGGCTCCGTCGCCGCAGTGGCCAGCGCCGACGAGCTCCGGCCGGGTCAGATCTACTTCGTGCTCCCAGCCGAGATGCTCTGCCGAAGCCTCACGCTCGAGGAGGTGGCAGCGCTCGCCGTCAAGGCCAGTGCCGCCCTCGTCAAAGCCTCGTCTGCCGGCGGCCGGCGCCGGCGAGGCTCTGTGGTGCCACTCGTGTTTACGCCGTCCGAGGAGGATTACTCGGACGATTCAGTGATGACCTTCGTTGCGTCGAAACCGGCTGTGGTCAAGAAGCGGGTGGTGGCGTACCGCGGCGGGAGGTCGCCGCCGAGGTTCTCTCCGGACTTGACCGCCATCCCGGAGAGCGAGTAG